In Streptomyces ambofaciens ATCC 23877, a single genomic region encodes these proteins:
- a CDS encoding urease subunit gamma: MHLTPHEQERLLVHVAADVAQRRRERGLLLNYPEVMALLTAHVYEEARAGATVDSVMESGRHVLQRSEVMDGVPEMVDNVQVEATFPDGTKLVTISDPFDEASAEVDVHPGKHELLPDEDEHRVVFNEGATAVPLVVRNPKDRPVQVGSHFHFAEANEGLKFRREAAHGMRLNIPSGTSERFEPGDKRTVMLVPIAGERIVHGLQADKSEEEKHLDAGQD, from the coding sequence GTGCATCTGACTCCACATGAGCAGGAGCGTCTGTTGGTCCACGTGGCGGCTGACGTCGCCCAGCGGCGGCGTGAGCGCGGTCTGCTGTTGAACTATCCCGAGGTCATGGCGCTGTTGACGGCGCACGTCTACGAGGAGGCGCGGGCCGGGGCGACGGTCGATTCGGTGATGGAGTCCGGGCGCCATGTGCTGCAGCGCAGCGAGGTCATGGACGGCGTGCCGGAGATGGTCGACAACGTCCAGGTCGAGGCGACGTTCCCGGACGGGACGAAGCTGGTGACCATCAGCGATCCGTTCGATGAGGCGTCTGCCGAGGTGGACGTGCATCCGGGCAAGCACGAGTTGCTGCCGGACGAGGACGAGCACCGGGTGGTTTTCAACGAGGGTGCGACGGCGGTGCCGCTGGTGGTGCGCAATCCCAAGGACCGTCCGGTCCAGGTGGGGTCCCACTTCCACTTCGCCGAGGCCAACGAGGGGCTCAAGTTCCGGCGCGAGGCGGCCCACGGAATGCGGCTGAACATCCCGTCCGGTACCTCCGAGCGGTTCGAGCCCGGTGACAAGCGCACCGTGATGCTGGTGCCGATCGCCGGTGAGCGGATCGTCCACGGGCTCCAGGCCGACAAGAGCGAAGAGGAGAAGCACCTCGATGCCGGACAGGACTGA
- a CDS encoding ATP-binding protein, producing the protein MVVTLSKQTADGTDKETPLYYGATWDDGAAQAADARRSVRALLAHAPRTGHAMVPPALAMDAELAASELITNAIRHAPGACGMTLRMSRQELTITVWDSSTEQPTPKKADPHRIGGHGLHLVQTVSEKVVVALRATGKLITAHLPVTPPSIGSPLLPSAIPH; encoded by the coding sequence ATGGTCGTCACGCTGAGCAAACAAACGGCAGATGGCACGGACAAGGAAACCCCGCTGTACTACGGCGCGACCTGGGACGATGGCGCGGCGCAGGCTGCGGACGCCCGCCGGTCCGTACGCGCCCTCCTCGCCCACGCCCCGCGAACCGGGCACGCCATGGTGCCGCCAGCTCTGGCCATGGACGCCGAGCTGGCCGCCAGCGAACTGATCACCAACGCCATCCGGCACGCTCCAGGCGCCTGCGGGATGACCCTGCGCATGTCCAGGCAAGAGCTGACGATCACCGTGTGGGACAGCTCCACCGAGCAGCCCACGCCGAAGAAGGCCGACCCACACCGCATCGGCGGCCACGGACTGCACCTGGTCCAGACCGTCAGCGAGAAAGTCGTCGTCGCCCTGCGCGCCACGGGAAAACTGATCACCGCTCACCTGCCCGTGACACCGCCAAGCATCGGCAGCCCTCTGCTCCCCTCCGCCATCCCGCACTGA
- a CDS encoding PP2C family protein-serine/threonine phosphatase, with protein MRRTGQEPGPHDADNNRTPDAAFAALLEDSVEELYESAPCGYLSTLMDGTIAKINTTLLDWLGLKGEAVVGRMRFTDLLTVGGKLYHETHFAPLLRMQGEINGIALEIKQAGGDRIPVLVSSVVKHGSSGEPQLIRTTVFDARDRRAYEQELLRARKEAEEARKEAEAGRARLQDALAVLQQSLLPATLPPVPGVAAAAHYRTASPDRLGGDFYDLFPLDTDRFAFFLGDVCGKGPQAAAVTSLTRYTLRAAALHDPEPVSALRTLNQVLHERYTGGDPRYCTAIFGTLEPDSATGRVTVHLASGGHPSALVLRGNGKAEFLPTPGGLLVGVLPAASFTAATTVLDPGDTLVLYTDGLTEARTGADRTALYGEEALLAFAADHAGRPAHDVIQAFTGLLDDFGDGLDDDTALLALGVPAPAPQTETTK; from the coding sequence ATGCGCCGCACTGGGCAGGAGCCCGGCCCGCATGACGCAGACAACAACAGAACACCGGACGCGGCATTCGCCGCGCTGCTGGAGGACAGCGTCGAGGAACTCTACGAAAGCGCGCCCTGCGGGTATCTGTCCACGTTGATGGACGGCACCATCGCCAAGATCAACACCACTCTCCTGGACTGGCTCGGCTTAAAGGGTGAGGCGGTGGTGGGCCGGATGAGGTTCACGGACCTGCTGACCGTGGGCGGCAAGCTCTACCACGAGACGCACTTCGCACCGCTGCTGCGGATGCAGGGCGAGATCAATGGCATCGCCCTGGAGATCAAGCAGGCAGGCGGCGACCGCATACCGGTCCTGGTCTCCTCCGTCGTCAAACACGGCAGCAGCGGAGAACCCCAGCTGATCCGCACCACCGTGTTCGACGCCCGCGACCGCCGTGCCTACGAGCAGGAACTCCTGCGAGCCCGCAAAGAGGCGGAAGAGGCGCGTAAGGAGGCGGAGGCTGGCCGCGCCCGGCTGCAGGACGCCCTGGCTGTACTGCAGCAGTCGCTGCTGCCTGCCACCCTGCCCCCGGTGCCGGGAGTGGCGGCGGCCGCCCACTACCGCACCGCCTCCCCGGACCGGCTCGGCGGTGACTTCTACGACCTCTTCCCCCTCGACACCGATCGCTTCGCCTTCTTCCTCGGCGACGTGTGCGGCAAGGGCCCCCAGGCCGCCGCGGTCACCTCACTGACCCGCTACACCCTGCGCGCCGCCGCCCTGCACGACCCGGAGCCCGTCTCCGCCCTGAGAACCCTCAACCAGGTCCTCCACGAGCGCTACACCGGCGGTGATCCGCGCTACTGCACTGCCATCTTCGGCACCCTCGAACCGGACTCCGCCACCGGGCGGGTCACGGTCCATCTCGCCTCGGGCGGCCATCCCTCGGCCCTCGTCCTACGCGGCAACGGGAAGGCCGAATTCCTCCCTACTCCCGGTGGCCTCCTCGTCGGTGTCCTGCCTGCCGCCTCTTTCACCGCCGCCACCACCGTCCTCGATCCCGGGGACACTCTGGTGCTGTACACCGACGGCCTCACCGAGGCCCGTACTGGCGCGGACCGCACCGCCCTCTACGGAGAAGAGGCCCTGCTCGCATTCGCCGCCGACCACGCCGGCAGACCCGCCCATGACGTGATCCAGGCCTTCACCGGTCTGCTGGACGACTTCGGTGACGGCCTCGACGACGACACCGCCCTCCTCGCCCTCGGCGTCCCCGCCCCCGCCCCTCAAACCGAAACCACCAAATGA
- a CDS encoding alpha/beta fold hydrolase — translation MDIERRNNVTVTGNPRGRAVVLAHGFGCDQNMWRLTVPALADDYRVVLFDYVGAGRSDLSAFSEDRYASLDGYAQDVVEVCEALDLRDAVFVGHSVSAMIGVLATGMAPERLGALVMVAPSPRYVDDDGYRGGFSAEDIDELLASLESNYLGWSAAMAPVIMGNADRPELGEELKNSFCATDPDMARVFARTTFLSDSRDDLQAVTVPTLILECTQDVIAPREVGAFVHQTIPGSKLVTLDATGHCPHLSAPEATNEAITDFLARLR, via the coding sequence ATGGATATCGAACGCAGGAACAACGTCACGGTCACCGGTAACCCTCGAGGGCGGGCGGTGGTGCTGGCGCATGGGTTCGGCTGTGATCAGAACATGTGGCGGCTGACCGTGCCCGCCCTGGCCGACGATTACCGGGTGGTGCTGTTCGACTACGTCGGTGCGGGTCGCTCGGACCTGTCCGCGTTCTCAGAGGACCGCTACGCCTCGCTGGACGGTTACGCCCAGGATGTGGTCGAGGTCTGTGAGGCGCTCGATCTGCGTGATGCGGTCTTTGTGGGGCATTCGGTCAGCGCGATGATCGGTGTGCTGGCCACTGGGATGGCGCCGGAGCGTCTCGGGGCGCTGGTGATGGTCGCTCCGTCCCCGCGCTACGTCGACGACGACGGCTACCGGGGCGGCTTCAGCGCCGAGGACATCGACGAACTGCTGGCGTCTTTGGAGTCGAACTATCTGGGCTGGTCGGCGGCGATGGCACCGGTGATCATGGGGAACGCGGACCGGCCCGAGCTCGGTGAGGAGCTGAAGAACAGCTTCTGCGCCACGGACCCGGACATGGCCCGTGTCTTCGCCCGGACTACGTTCCTGTCGGACTCACGGGACGACCTGCAGGCGGTGACGGTGCCGACGCTGATCCTGGAGTGCACCCAGGACGTCATCGCTCCCCGGGAGGTCGGCGCCTTCGTCCACCAGACGATCCCCGGCTCGAAACTGGTCACACTCGACGCGACCGGGCACTGCCCGCACCTGTCCGCACCCGAAGCCACCAATGAAGCGATCACCGACTTTCTGGCGCGCCTGCGGTGA